The Halotia branconii CENA392 region AACTAAACTAATTACCCAACGTTTTTGTAATCCAGCTTGAGAGTAACTGAAGTTTGCATCTGTGAGGTTAGCACCGCTAAAGTTTGCCCCTCGAATATCGGCATAGCTAAAGTTTGCACCTACAAAGTCTTGTCTACCCTTGAAGTTGCGTCCTCGGAGATTTTGACCGGAGAAGTCTAAAGCCATGTGTAGTTTGACGGGGTTGAGCAAATTTTACTACACGCTTAAGTTTGTTAATTCCAATATTTCTCTATTTAGCCTGATTAGTCCTACGTGAAGGCAAGGGAACAGGAGAAATAAAAACAGGCTTATCTGAACTGTATTGACTATTAATACATCGCCTTGCATTGTTAATGTATCGTCCTGCACTGTTAATGTATTGCCCCGCATTGTTAATGCATCACCCCGCATTGTTAATGTATTGCCCCGCAATGTTAATGCATCGCCCCGCATTGTTAATGTATCGCTCTGCATTGTTAATGCATCACCCCGCATTGTTAATGTATCGCTCTGCATTGTTAAATTGAACAAAAATATTTACAGTTATTGCAAACGTCATAGCTACATGCAGTCTTTGAGGTCTTCTAAGGGTGCGTCAAAGTCAGCAGCCATAGTAAACATACCTTTCATGGTTCCCGCTTGGCGATATTTTTGGGGCGGCGTTTCGGAGGGTGATGTCTCAGCATATTTAGCTGCAAGGTATTCGGCATAGTGAAGAATTTCGACTTGGAGATTTGGAGGAAGTTTATCGAGAGTTGCAATTAGTTGAGGTGGGATCATCGGCTTATCTATAGAAGTGTATATATTTTTTATGATGATCGATCTTGCGACGGAGGCTTTAAGAAGCGCCAGCATTGCCTCTACCTAGCTGGGCAAATAGGCGCTAAAACATAAAAATCATTGCGATAGTCAATCTCCCTGTTCATTCTTCCAGTTTGTTCCAAAAGACAAACTTTAGACCTCTTGCAAAAGTCGTTACTTGCGCTCTTTTCTTTGCGCCTTTGCGCCTTTGCGTGAGACAAAAAAATATTTATGCAAGAAGTCTTTTATACAGGAATCTCAATCAAAAATTCTGTCCCTTCACCCAAAACTGAATTGCAACTCAATTTACCAGCATGAGTTTCTTCAACAATTTGTCTGGCTATGGCTAATCCCAATCCCGTCCCTTTACCAACAGCTTTGGTTGTAAACAAGTGGTCAAATATTTTTTGTTGTACTTCTTCACTCATTCCCTTTCCATTATCAGTAATAGCAATTTTCACACCTTCATTCTCTTGGAAGGTTTTAATTGTAATTTGATTGGGATTAGCTTTAATTTCCGGTAAACTTCGACCTATATTTGATTCATCTAAGGCATCAATGGCATTAGCAAGAATATTCATAAATACCTGATTTAACTGCCCAGGAAAACATTTAACTTGGGGTAATTCCCCATAATTAGTTATCACTTCAATTGCTGGGCGTTGTGCATTTGCTTTCAGGCGATGTTTGAGAATTAAAATAGTACTATCGATACCTTCATGAATATTAAATGGCACTTTGTAATCTTTATCAGCGCGGGAGAAAGTTCGTAAACTGGTGCTAATATTTGTTAATCTGTCACACGCCATATTCATGGAATCAATCATCTTGGGTAAATCTTCTAAGCTATAATCCAAGTCGATTTCTTGGGCGTGGTTGATAATTTGATTGCCTGGATTGGGAAAATTTTCTTGATAAAGTTTTAAATGTTCGATAATATCCATCAGGCTGGGTTTTGCTTGTTGCAGACTAGCATAAATAAAACCCAAAGGATTATTCATTTCATGGGCTACCCCTGCTACTAAGTTCCCCAATGCCGACATTTTTTCGCTTTGGACAATTTGTAATTGTGCTTGTTGTAAATCTTGTAATGCTTGCCCGGTTTGTTGATAAAGTTGAGCATTTTCTAAAGATATCGCTGCTTGAGAAGACAGTAAGTTAATTACGCTCAGGCGATCGCCCTTGGCGTTGGCGGAGCGATCGCTGTTAAATACCCCTGGAATCATTTTATTTTCTAAATAGAGAATCCCCAGAAAATGACCTTGATTAATAATCGGAGTACAAAATACACTTTGGGGTTGGTGTAACAACATATATTGGCCAATTAAACCGGGAATATCTGTTTTGCAATTATCTATGACAACTGAATTTTGAGTATTTTTGACGTAATTGATAATATTTACGGGAATATCTGGACAATTATCTAATGGTTGCGCTCGGAGACTTGTTTCAATTTCCTCGTGCTGGATAAAAGTAATTGCTCGTACTTGCCAAATATCGCCGGACACTTGCTTTAACGGGCAGGCAAGTCCATGAGTTGATTTCTCAACTTGAACGGACTGCCCTTGTTCTTGGGGAAGTAGCAATACAGCTTTTCTCGCGCCAGAGTTTTCTAAGATAATCCGGGTGAGACTGGCGATGAGTGTATTTAATTCCAAAGTACTGGAAATAGCTTGAGCCGCTTTCAGGGCAGAGGTAAAATCTAAAACGTCGGAAATATTGGTGCTGTCGGTGCTATTGTTACAGGTAGATAAGAGACTCCCATGAGTAAGAGTTTCTTGAGGGTTGGGGTTGAGTCGTTGCTGTTGCAGAATAAGTTGCAGTAATCGGGGATAGCGTTGTTCTAAATCGGTAACTTTGGCTTTTGCTCCCCACCGGGAATAAGCATAGTAGGCGGCAATTAAATAATCTTTGGCAATGCGTTCTTTGCCCCATTCGAGATAAAATTTGGTGGCGAGTTCGTTGGCGAGAGCTTCTTCATTAATATATTCGTGTTTCTTGGCAAGAGCGATCGCGCGATCATAGTTTTCTATCGCTTTGGCTCTATCTTCCAAGACTCGACAACGTTCTGCAACAATCAAGGTGCAACGGTGAGCTTGATTGCTCGATGCATAAGCTGTCCACCCGTTAAGTTTTTCTAGGTTAGCAGCAACCCGCTCTAGAATACTTGACTGTTCGGTTTCGCTGGCATTTGCATAAAGCGCTAATTGTACTAAGGCATCGTAGAAGTAAAAAAGCGGAACGCTCATCAATCCTGCCATGCCGCGCAAATACGGGGCTGCTAGATTGGCGTTTTCCAACGCTTGTTCGTAGTGTTGAAACAAATAGCAAAGTATCAGCTTATTTAAATAAACTTGGTGCAGTGCCGTTACTTCACCCGTTTTTTGGTAAAGCTGAATCATTTCTCGCTCGTCGCAGTATTCACCAATTAACACCTCTGGCTGGGTTGACTCTCCTAATAAATTCACGACTACCTGATGGTAAAGACTTTGGGTGTGGAGATAAGTATGCTGGCGTAGTTGCTGCATCACGCGGCGATGATCTTCTAGTATTTGCTTGAGGTCAGACAGTTCGCCACCAGTAAAATAAGTATTATGGTCGTACACGAGCAGGCTGAGTGCTGCCAGATTGAAATCACCAACTTCTAATGCACTGGTGTATGCTTGCAGTAGACCTGCTAGAGAAGTTTTTGCAGGTTCTTTCCAATGTTTGAAGAAGCAATTAAAGTCAAACAGGGCTGCGGCTATATGCTTGGGTGACTGGAGGTATTGCAGGAGTTTCATCTCCAGCTGTCCAAAGCAATAGCCCGCTTCAATATTACCCAATATGGCAATCAACATTAACCCATACAAACCGTAGGCATGAATCGATTCTGATGAATTTCCGTACTGCACCGATAGATCGAACTGCGCGAAGACTACTAGAGGCATGAGGTTGGGAGCAGCTTGATAGGCAGGCGACATGATGGTAGACAGAATCATCATTGCTGCTTTTTTGTCCGGCGCAGTCATTGGGGGTAAATGCAACAAAGATTCTATCGCGCGATCGCTTAGTTGAATTTGGGTATGCTGGAGTGCTTGTCCAATGTCGGCTGGGGTGGGCTGCTCTGGCAAATGTACCCCCAGAGGTTCGAGGACTTTTCGCGCCAGTTCCAGGGCTTCTAAAAGTTGGTTTTGCGCCATATAAGCTCGAATCTTCGTGTCGTAAACGTTAATTCGATCAAGCCAAGAACGGGCATGAGCGAGTACAATCTCAGCGAACTGCTCCATTTGTTCAAAGTTAGCGTACAAAAAAGCACAATTAGCTGCACCTTCATAGAGAACGAGGGCGAGGGTATAGTGGTTCTGCCAGCAATCGCCCTTCAATAAAGAAATGCCCGTGTTGAAATAGTCTAAAGCTGCCCCATAAGCCGTTGCACCCTTAGCTTTCTGTCCAGCCATCAAATTTAACTGTACGAGTTCTTGTTGTTCTGTTTCATCCTCAATCAGAGATATCCCCTTGTTGAGATGATTAGCGATCGCAAAAATCTGTTTATCCAGTTCGTTGACACTGGTTGCTTTTTGCAGCAAACGTCCAATCTGGAGGTGAGTAATTTGCTTTTCGGCTTCTGGAATTAGAGAATACGCTGCTTGCTGAACGCGATCGTGCAAAAACTTGTATGTCACAGTCTCTGGAATTTCTGGAGTAACTATTTGACTTTCTTGCCCGACATAAAACTTATAAACTTCACTAATCGGTAAAATCAACCCTTCTTGCAACGCTTTCCACAATTCACCAGCTATTTCTATCTCTGAGTGTTGCGAAACAATTGCCAAAGTTGCTAAATCAAATTGACTACCAATACAAGCAGCTAACTGTAATATGTGTTGAGTAGATGGCGGCAGTTTTCGTAATTGCAATGCCATAAATTCAACAACATCATCTGTAACTGCTTGCTGAGTTACTCGTGCAATATCGCATTGCCAAAACCCTGACTTAAAGTTAAATTCAATCAGTTGCTCTTGATGTAGCGCTTTGAGAAACTGCGTCGCAAAAAACGGATTACCTTGAGTTTTTTGATATATCAATTTAGCAAGAGGCAAGGCTAAATTTTCTGTACATTTGAGCGTGTTAGCAACTAACTGATTCACTTGAGCGTGATTTAGAGGTGCTAAAGTAATCGTATTAATCGCTGCTTGGGTTTTTTGAATATCGCTCAAAGTCAATATTAATGGATGTGCTGGATTAACTTCGTTATCGCGATATGCACCAATTAATAAAAGATGACTTGTATCAGTCATTAATAGCTGCATTAAATTTAGTGATGCCGAATCTGCCCATTGCAAATCGTCTAAAAACATCACTAACGGATGTTCGGCGCTAGTAAAAACTTTAGTAAACTTTTGAAATAATAAATTAAATCTATTTTGGGCGGCAATTTCTGATAATTCTGGCGCAGATGATTGTTCGCCAATAATTCTTGATAATTCGGGGATAACTTCAATAATTACCTGGGCATTTTCTCCCAGTGCTAATAATATTTTGTTTTTCCATTGCTGAATCTGGACATCGCTGAGAGTTAATAATTGTCCCATTAAATCCCGGAATGCTTGCACAAAAGCACTAAAGGGGATATTTCTTTGAAATTGGTCGTATTTACCTTTAATAAAATAACCGTGTTGCCGCACAATTGGTTTATGAACTTCGTTGACAACCGCTGTTTTCCCAACACCTGAAAAACCTGCTACCAGCATTATTTCTGTCGCGCCTTGACTGACACGTTCAAATGCTTGGAGTAGAGTTTCTACTTCGGTTTCTCGTCCATAAAGTTTATCGGGGATGATGAAGCGATCGCACACATCCCTCTGTGCAATTGCAAAACTTTCAATTATGCCAGTTAAACGCAGTTGAGTTAAACAATTCTCTAAATCAAATTTCAGCCCCAATGCACTTTGATATCTATCTTCAGCATTTTTTGCCATCAATTTCATGACGATATCCGAAATCACCTGCGGAATTTCTTCCCCCTGCCCCCTGCCCCCTGCCCCCTTTCCGAACCCCCTTGGTAGTTCCTTAGCGATGTGACAATGCACCATCTCCATCGGATCGTTTGATTGAAAAGGTAACTCTCCTGTGAGTAATTCGTAA contains the following coding sequences:
- a CDS encoding trifunctional serine/threonine-protein kinase/ATP-binding protein/sensor histidine kinase; this translates as MVSTLISLPGYRISEEIYNGSRTQVYRGYRDTDFFKVVIKLLKNPYPSFSELVQFRNQYTIAKNLNSPLIVQTYSLEPLQNGYALVMEDFGGISLKDYFTNKNNIASLDEFLQIAIALCDTLDILYRNRIIHKDIKPANILINPETKQVKLIDFSIASLLPRETQILINPNVLEGTLAYISPEQTGRMNRGIDYRTDFYSLGVTFYELLTGELPFQSNDPMEMVHCHIAKELPRGFGKGAGGRGQGEEIPQVISDIVMKLMAKNAEDRYQSALGLKFDLENCLTQLRLTGIIESFAIAQRDVCDRFIIPDKLYGRETEVETLLQAFERVSQGATEIMLVAGFSGVGKTAVVNEVHKPIVRQHGYFIKGKYDQFQRNIPFSAFVQAFRDLMGQLLTLSDVQIQQWKNKILLALGENAQVIIEVIPELSRIIGEQSSAPELSEIAAQNRFNLLFQKFTKVFTSAEHPLVMFLDDLQWADSASLNLMQLLMTDTSHLLLIGAYRDNEVNPAHPLILTLSDIQKTQAAINTITLAPLNHAQVNQLVANTLKCTENLALPLAKLIYQKTQGNPFFATQFLKALHQEQLIEFNFKSGFWQCDIARVTQQAVTDDVVEFMALQLRKLPPSTQHILQLAACIGSQFDLATLAIVSQHSEIEIAGELWKALQEGLILPISEVYKFYVGQESQIVTPEIPETVTYKFLHDRVQQAAYSLIPEAEKQITHLQIGRLLQKATSVNELDKQIFAIANHLNKGISLIEDETEQQELVQLNLMAGQKAKGATAYGAALDYFNTGISLLKGDCWQNHYTLALVLYEGAANCAFLYANFEQMEQFAEIVLAHARSWLDRINVYDTKIRAYMAQNQLLEALELARKVLEPLGVHLPEQPTPADIGQALQHTQIQLSDRAIESLLHLPPMTAPDKKAAMMILSTIMSPAYQAAPNLMPLVVFAQFDLSVQYGNSSESIHAYGLYGLMLIAILGNIEAGYCFGQLEMKLLQYLQSPKHIAAALFDFNCFFKHWKEPAKTSLAGLLQAYTSALEVGDFNLAALSLLVYDHNTYFTGGELSDLKQILEDHRRVMQQLRQHTYLHTQSLYHQVVVNLLGESTQPEVLIGEYCDEREMIQLYQKTGEVTALHQVYLNKLILCYLFQHYEQALENANLAAPYLRGMAGLMSVPLFYFYDALVQLALYANASETEQSSILERVAANLEKLNGWTAYASSNQAHRCTLIVAERCRVLEDRAKAIENYDRAIALAKKHEYINEEALANELATKFYLEWGKERIAKDYLIAAYYAYSRWGAKAKVTDLEQRYPRLLQLILQQQRLNPNPQETLTHGSLLSTCNNSTDSTNISDVLDFTSALKAAQAISSTLELNTLIASLTRIILENSGARKAVLLLPQEQGQSVQVEKSTHGLACPLKQVSGDIWQVRAITFIQHEEIETSLRAQPLDNCPDIPVNIINYVKNTQNSVVIDNCKTDIPGLIGQYMLLHQPQSVFCTPIINQGHFLGILYLENKMIPGVFNSDRSANAKGDRLSVINLLSSQAAISLENAQLYQQTGQALQDLQQAQLQIVQSEKMSALGNLVAGVAHEMNNPLGFIYASLQQAKPSLMDIIEHLKLYQENFPNPGNQIINHAQEIDLDYSLEDLPKMIDSMNMACDRLTNISTSLRTFSRADKDYKVPFNIHEGIDSTILILKHRLKANAQRPAIEVITNYGELPQVKCFPGQLNQVFMNILANAIDALDESNIGRSLPEIKANPNQITIKTFQENEGVKIAITDNGKGMSEEVQQKIFDHLFTTKAVGKGTGLGLAIARQIVEETHAGKLSCNSVLGEGTEFLIEIPV
- the vapB gene encoding type II toxin-antitoxin system VapB family antitoxin — translated: MIPPQLIATLDKLPPNLQVEILHYAEYLAAKYAETSPSETPPQKYRQAGTMKGMFTMAADFDAPLEDLKDCM